A single Pseudomonas brassicacearum DNA region contains:
- a CDS encoding universal stress protein, giving the protein MYYEHILVAVDLTEECDPVVKRALALCEGRDTKLSLVHIVEPMAMAFGGDVPMDLSQLQQQQFDQAKERLDRLIVKYPALKKEFSHLTYGQPRQEIHHLAKEQGCDLIVVGSHGRHGLALLLGSTANDVLHGAPCDVLAVHLIKRT; this is encoded by the coding sequence ATGTACTACGAACACATTCTGGTCGCCGTCGACCTCACTGAAGAATGCGATCCGGTCGTCAAGCGCGCCCTCGCCCTTTGTGAAGGCCGGGACACCAAGCTTTCGCTGGTGCATATCGTCGAACCGATGGCCATGGCCTTCGGTGGCGACGTCCCCATGGACCTTTCCCAGTTGCAGCAGCAGCAATTCGACCAAGCCAAGGAACGCCTTGACCGACTGATCGTGAAATACCCTGCCCTGAAAAAGGAATTCAGCCACCTGACCTACGGCCAGCCGCGCCAGGAGATCCATCACCTGGCCAAGGAACAGGGTTGCGACCTGATTGTGGTCGGCAGCCATGGTCGCCACGGCCTGGCGCTGTTGTTGGGCTCGACCGCCAACGACGTGCTGCATGGCGCGCCCTGCGACGTGCTGGCGGTGCACCTGATCAAGCGCACATGA